The Gemmatimonadaceae bacterium genome includes a window with the following:
- the sufB gene encoding Fe-S cluster assembly protein SufB: protein MSSEIEALVGREYQYGFVTDIEADTIPPGLSEDVVRLISAKKAEPEWLLEWRLKAYRRWLTMTEPTWPNVHYPAIDYQAVRYYSAPKTAKPLGSLDEVDPTLLETYNKLGIPLHEQKMLAGVAVDAVFDSVSVGTTYKAELAKHGIIFCSFSEAVHEHPDLIRKYLGSVVPYSDNFFAALNSAVFSDGSFCFIPKGVKCPMELSTYFRINAADTGQFERTLIVAEEGASVSYLEGCTAPKRSTNQLHAAVVELIALDDATIKYSTVQNWYAGDENGVGGIYNFVTKRGKAMKNAKISWTQVETGSAITWKYPSVILQGDNSIGEFYSVAVVNNMQQADTGTKMIHVGKNTKSNIVSKGISAGRGQNSYRGMVKVLPKASGARNYTQCDSMLIGNACGAHTFPYIEISNNTATLEHEASTTKIGEDQIFYLKQRGMSAENAVSMIVAGFCKEVFKELPMEFALEAQQLLGITLEGSVG from the coding sequence ATGAGCAGCGAAATCGAGGCCCTCGTCGGCCGGGAATACCAGTACGGCTTCGTGACCGACATCGAGGCCGACACGATCCCGCCCGGGCTGAGCGAGGATGTCGTGCGCCTGATCTCGGCCAAGAAGGCGGAGCCGGAGTGGCTGCTCGAGTGGCGCCTGAAGGCCTACCGCCGCTGGCTCACGATGACCGAGCCGACGTGGCCCAACGTCCACTACCCGGCCATCGACTACCAGGCCGTGCGCTACTACTCCGCACCGAAGACGGCCAAGCCGCTCGGGTCGCTGGACGAGGTGGACCCCACGCTGCTGGAGACGTACAACAAGCTCGGCATCCCGCTGCACGAGCAGAAGATGCTCGCCGGCGTCGCTGTCGATGCGGTGTTCGACAGCGTCTCCGTGGGCACCACGTACAAGGCCGAGCTGGCGAAGCACGGCATCATCTTCTGCAGCTTCAGCGAGGCGGTGCACGAGCATCCCGACCTGATCAGGAAGTACCTCGGCAGCGTGGTGCCGTACAGCGACAACTTCTTCGCCGCGCTCAATTCGGCGGTGTTCAGCGACGGCAGCTTCTGCTTCATCCCGAAGGGCGTGAAGTGCCCGATGGAGCTGAGCACCTACTTCCGCATCAACGCGGCCGACACCGGCCAGTTCGAGCGGACGCTGATCGTGGCCGAGGAAGGCGCGAGCGTGAGTTACCTGGAAGGGTGCACGGCGCCGAAGCGCAGCACCAACCAGCTGCACGCGGCGGTGGTCGAGCTGATCGCGCTCGATGACGCGACCATCAAGTACAGCACCGTGCAGAACTGGTATGCCGGCGACGAGAACGGTGTGGGCGGCATCTACAACTTCGTCACCAAGCGCGGCAAGGCGATGAAGAACGCCAAGATCTCGTGGACGCAGGTCGAGACCGGATCGGCGATCACGTGGAAGTATCCCAGCGTGATCCTGCAGGGCGACAACAGCATCGGCGAGTTCTACTCGGTGGCCGTGGTCAACAACATGCAGCAGGCCGACACCGGCACGAAGATGATCCACGTGGGGAAGAACACGAAGTCGAACATCGTGTCGAAGGGCATCAGCGCCGGCCGCGGGCAGAACAGCTACCGCGGCATGGTGAAGGTGCTGCCGAAGGCCAGCGGCGCGCGCAACTACACGCAGTGTGACAGCATGCTGATCGGCAACGCCTGCGGCGCGCACACCTTCCCCTACATCGAGATCAGCAACAACACGGCGACGCTGGAGCACGAGGCGTCGACGACGAAGATCGGGGAGGACCAGATCTTCTACCTCAAGCAGCGCGGCATGAGCGCGGAGAACGCGGTCAGCATGATCGTCGCCGGCTTCTGCAAGGAAGTGTTCAAGGAACTGCCGATGGAGTTTGCGCTCGAGGCGCAACAGCTGCTGGGCATCACACTCGAAGGCTCCGTCGGCTGA
- a CDS encoding SufS family cysteine desulfurase: MTSLAPRADFPLLAGDPALHYLDSAATAQKPQVVLDALQHYYTHDNANPHRGAYALSARATERYHDARGTVARFIGARDADCTLFVRGTTEAMNLVAYAWGTANVGAGDAVLVTAMDHHASFVTFQQLALRAGAELRIVELTPDGALDLESLRSQLDARVKLVAVPHVSNALGTINPVTTIVGMAHAVGAVVVCDGAQAVPHLAVDVEALGVDFYAFSGHKLGGPMGIGVLWGRRALLERMAPWQFGGDMIEVVGDRTTTFNALPHRFEAGTPNAADAIGLAAACDYLTALGMDRVRAHEVALTGTMLAALRGLEGIRIFGPADAEGRSGVVSFAFDEVHPHDLATILDEHGVCVRAGHHCAQPLMRRLGVPATARASVWVHSSPDDITALVTALQHARVLFADGALR, translated from the coding sequence ATGACATCCCTCGCGCCCCGCGCCGACTTTCCGCTCCTGGCCGGCGACCCGGCCCTGCACTACCTCGACTCCGCCGCCACGGCGCAGAAGCCGCAGGTGGTGCTGGACGCGCTGCAGCACTACTACACCCACGACAACGCCAACCCGCATCGCGGTGCCTACGCCCTCTCGGCGCGTGCGACGGAGCGCTACCACGACGCCCGTGGCACGGTCGCCCGCTTCATCGGTGCGCGGGATGCCGACTGCACCCTGTTCGTGCGCGGCACCACCGAGGCGATGAACCTGGTGGCGTACGCCTGGGGCACGGCGAACGTCGGCGCCGGGGATGCGGTGCTGGTGACCGCCATGGATCACCATGCGAGCTTCGTGACGTTCCAGCAGCTCGCGCTGCGCGCCGGCGCCGAGCTCCGGATCGTGGAACTCACGCCGGATGGGGCCCTCGACCTCGAGTCACTGCGGTCGCAGCTCGATGCGCGGGTGAAGCTGGTCGCCGTCCCGCATGTGTCGAACGCGCTCGGCACCATCAATCCCGTCACGACGATCGTCGGGATGGCGCATGCGGTGGGTGCGGTGGTGGTGTGTGACGGTGCGCAGGCGGTGCCGCACCTGGCCGTGGACGTCGAGGCGCTCGGCGTGGACTTCTACGCCTTCAGCGGACACAAGCTCGGCGGGCCGATGGGGATCGGCGTGCTCTGGGGCAGGCGCGCGCTGCTGGAGCGGATGGCTCCGTGGCAGTTCGGCGGCGACATGATCGAGGTCGTCGGTGACCGCACCACCACCTTCAACGCATTGCCGCATCGCTTCGAGGCCGGCACCCCGAATGCCGCCGATGCGATCGGCCTCGCCGCGGCCTGCGACTACCTCACCGCGCTCGGCATGGATCGCGTGCGCGCGCACGAGGTCGCGCTCACGGGCACGATGCTGGCGGCCCTGCGCGGGCTGGAGGGCATCCGCATCTTCGGCCCCGCCGATGCCGAGGGGCGCAGTGGCGTGGTGAGCTTCGCGTTCGACGAGGTGCATCCCCACGACCTCGCCACCATCCTCGACGAGCATGGGGTGTGCGTGCGGGCCGGCCACCACTGTGCCCAGCCCCTCATGCGCCGCCTCGGCGTGCCGGCGACGGCGCGGGCCTCGGTGTGGGTGCACTCGTCCCCGGACGACATCACGGCGCTGGTGACCGCACTGCAGCACGCCCGTGTGCTGTTTGCCGATGGCGCCCTCCGCTGA
- a CDS encoding Rieske (2Fe-2S) protein codes for MSDIGRAPAHAVASLADVPVGTLRAVTLPSGEKVCLVHTVAGVCALADRCTHRDFPLSAGEVTPDGLVECAWHGAQFDPRTGVMLTGPGGDDVRTYQVQVEDDTILITPTTAGS; via the coding sequence GTGAGTGACATCGGTCGCGCCCCGGCGCACGCCGTTGCATCGCTGGCCGACGTCCCGGTCGGCACGCTCAGGGCCGTCACGCTGCCCTCCGGCGAGAAGGTCTGCCTGGTGCACACGGTGGCCGGCGTCTGCGCGCTGGCCGATCGCTGCACCCATCGGGACTTCCCCCTCTCGGCCGGCGAGGTGACGCCCGACGGGCTGGTGGAGTGCGCATGGCACGGTGCGCAGTTCGACCCGCGGACCGGGGTGATGCTCACCGGTCCCGGCGGGGACGATGTGCGCACGTACCAGGTGCAGGTCGAGGACGACACGATCCTGATCACCCCGACCACTGCCGGCTCATGA
- a CDS encoding helix-turn-helix domain-containing protein has product MEEMGTALVGYRGIQAELLLALKKHQPLTARELAARFDLTPNAMRRHLETLEAAGIVRHTREVRGVGGPVHAFTLTGSGEALFPRSYGNVLLETLDALAAEHGREGVADFFRRKWTAMAAEAAPALHQLPLEERVQLVAELWTSLGYMAEADVEEGTGLPLLRKHNCAIRAVAERYPEVCATEAEFIAEVVGVAAARRQHILAGCNTCVYVMGGGQQAPGPREFATSNAGDRRGDA; this is encoded by the coding sequence ATGGAAGAGATGGGCACGGCCCTCGTCGGGTATCGTGGGATCCAGGCGGAGCTGCTGCTGGCGCTGAAGAAGCACCAGCCGCTCACCGCCCGGGAGCTCGCGGCGCGCTTCGATCTCACGCCGAATGCGATGCGGCGGCACCTCGAGACACTCGAGGCGGCCGGCATCGTGCGGCACACCCGCGAGGTGCGCGGGGTGGGCGGCCCGGTGCATGCCTTCACGCTCACCGGCAGCGGCGAGGCACTGTTCCCGCGCTCGTACGGGAACGTGCTGCTGGAAACGCTCGACGCGCTGGCGGCGGAGCATGGTCGCGAAGGCGTCGCGGACTTCTTCCGGCGGAAGTGGACCGCGATGGCGGCGGAGGCGGCACCCGCACTGCACCAGCTGCCACTGGAGGAGCGGGTGCAGCTGGTGGCCGAGTTGTGGACGTCGCTCGGCTACATGGCGGAGGCGGATGTCGAGGAGGGGACCGGGTTGCCGTTGCTGCGCAAGCACAACTGCGCCATCCGGGCCGTGGCGGAGCGGTACCCCGAGGTGTGCGCGACCGAGGCGGAGTTCATCGCCGAGGTGGTGGGCGTGGCGGCCGCGCGGCGGCAGCACATCCTGGCGGGATGCAACACCTGTGTGTACGTGATGGGCGGGGGGCAGCAGGCGCCCGGCCCACGAGAGTTCGCAACGAGCAACGCCGGTGACCGGCGTGGAGATGCGTGA
- the sufC gene encoding Fe-S cluster assembly ATPase SufC, translated as MSMLEIANLTATAGDKDILKGINLTVNAGEVHAIMGPNGSGKSTLAQVLAGHPSYEVTGGTVQFEGEDLLELEPEERAHKGVFLAFQYPIEIPGVSNAYFLRSAYNAMRVARGGEEVDPMEFLDVMEEKLKIVEMDEAMLSRSVNMGFSGGEKKRNEILQMAVLEPKLAILDETDSGLDIDALRVVAEGVNKLRRPDRSAIVVTHYQRLLNYIVPDFVHVLAGGRIIRSGGKELALELEEKGYDWLLQEAVA; from the coding sequence ATGAGCATGCTCGAGATTGCGAACCTGACGGCCACGGCCGGCGACAAGGACATCCTGAAGGGCATCAACCTCACCGTGAATGCCGGCGAGGTGCACGCCATCATGGGCCCCAACGGCAGCGGCAAGAGCACGCTGGCGCAGGTGCTGGCCGGCCATCCGTCGTACGAGGTGACTGGCGGCACGGTGCAGTTCGAGGGTGAGGACCTCCTCGAGCTCGAGCCCGAGGAGCGCGCGCACAAGGGGGTGTTCCTGGCCTTCCAGTACCCGATCGAGATCCCGGGTGTCAGCAACGCCTACTTCCTGCGCAGCGCCTACAACGCGATGCGCGTGGCGCGTGGCGGCGAGGAGGTCGACCCGATGGAGTTCCTCGACGTGATGGAAGAGAAGCTGAAGATCGTCGAGATGGACGAGGCGATGCTCTCGCGCAGCGTGAACATGGGCTTCTCCGGCGGCGAGAAGAAGCGCAACGAGATCCTGCAGATGGCGGTGCTGGAGCCGAAGCTGGCGATCCTCGACGAGACCGACTCGGGCCTCGACATCGACGCGCTGCGCGTTGTGGCCGAGGGCGTGAACAAGCTGCGCCGCCCCGACCGCTCGGCGATCGTGGTGACGCACTACCAGCGCCTGCTCAACTACATCGTCCCCGACTTCGTCCACGTGCTGGCCGGCGGCCGCATCATCCGCAGCGGCGGCAAGGAGCTGGCGCTCGAGCTCGAGGAGAAGGGCTACGACTGGCTGCTGCAGGAGGCGGTGGCGTGA
- a CDS encoding beta-N-acetylhexosaminidase, with amino-acid sequence MRIPALILLSATVAAPLAAQSAPLRLIPLPREFVRGVQVPLASGLSITYAPNPEDAFTARDLVEAMAERRVRADTVAGAARYRVELLRLGTARATQVLRDHKMTFDTAMTAEGYLLLADSSGAHVIGATPRGVFYGAQTLKQLVSGTGPAAVLQAATIRDWPAMRYRGFHDDLSRGPVPTLAWQKAQIRRFAAVKMNVYSPYYEHSLAYSANPLIAPPRGAMSRADVRELIAYAAKYHIDVIPEQEAFGHLHHVLKYELYADLAETPHGHVLAPGKPGSMALIKSWFAEIDSLFPSRFVHIGADETVELGRGQTRDRVQAEGLGRVYLQFLKDINTALRPNGKRLMFWADIAMESPQLVGILPKEMIAVCWDYWSFNGFERCLKPFADAGMETWVAPGVNNWNVVYPNNATALRNIQAFVRDGQKFGATGMLNTNWDDDGDALFEQVWYGVLFGAAAAWQPGEASIPEFERAYGRVFHGDTTGRIDLAQRKLTAAHAALIQTNQGDGRNDLYWLDPWSAEGQVMAQKIRPGLRQLRIQAESALVLIAEAKALQPDLREQAALEAMEVGARRLDFIGMKFQFADEIAQMYARASTPVNANTRNELMDIVSPLNGRIGDLKEGYVLGREVYEHAWANENRPTYLGNLTNRYDNAAQLWIQRADAIRNAMSQFRRTKTLPSMEQLGIPRPAPVP; translated from the coding sequence ATGCGCATACCTGCCCTCATCCTGCTCAGTGCGACTGTCGCGGCCCCCCTCGCGGCCCAGTCGGCACCCCTCCGCCTGATCCCTCTGCCGCGCGAGTTCGTGCGCGGGGTGCAGGTGCCGCTGGCCTCCGGCCTCAGCATCACCTACGCCCCGAACCCCGAGGACGCCTTCACGGCGCGTGACCTGGTGGAGGCGATGGCCGAGCGCCGCGTCCGTGCCGACACGGTGGCCGGTGCGGCACGCTACCGCGTGGAGCTCCTGCGGCTCGGCACGGCGCGCGCCACCCAGGTGCTGCGCGACCACAAGATGACCTTCGACACCGCCATGACGGCGGAGGGCTACCTCCTCCTGGCCGACAGCAGCGGGGCCCACGTGATCGGTGCGACGCCGCGTGGCGTGTTCTACGGCGCGCAGACGCTGAAACAGCTCGTGTCGGGCACCGGGCCGGCGGCGGTGCTGCAGGCGGCCACGATCCGTGACTGGCCGGCGATGCGCTACCGTGGCTTCCACGACGACCTGTCACGCGGCCCGGTGCCGACGCTCGCCTGGCAGAAGGCGCAGATCCGCCGCTTCGCCGCCGTCAAGATGAACGTCTACTCGCCCTACTACGAGCACTCGCTGGCGTACTCCGCGAACCCGCTGATCGCCCCGCCGCGCGGTGCGATGTCGCGCGCGGACGTCCGCGAGCTGATCGCGTATGCCGCGAAGTACCACATCGACGTGATCCCGGAGCAGGAGGCCTTCGGCCACCTTCACCACGTGCTGAAGTACGAGCTGTATGCGGACCTCGCCGAGACGCCGCATGGACACGTGCTGGCCCCGGGCAAGCCGGGCTCGATGGCGCTGATCAAGTCGTGGTTCGCCGAGATCGACTCCCTCTTCCCGTCGCGCTTCGTGCACATCGGTGCCGACGAGACGGTGGAGCTCGGGCGTGGCCAGACGCGCGACCGGGTGCAGGCCGAGGGCCTGGGCCGCGTGTACCTGCAGTTCCTGAAGGACATCAACACGGCGCTCCGGCCCAACGGCAAGCGGCTCATGTTCTGGGCCGACATCGCGATGGAGTCACCCCAGCTGGTGGGGATCCTGCCGAAGGAGATGATCGCGGTGTGCTGGGACTACTGGTCGTTCAACGGCTTCGAGCGCTGCCTGAAGCCCTTCGCCGACGCCGGCATGGAGACCTGGGTGGCGCCGGGCGTGAACAACTGGAACGTGGTCTACCCGAACAACGCCACCGCGCTGCGGAACATCCAGGCGTTCGTGCGCGACGGCCAGAAGTTCGGTGCCACCGGCATGCTGAACACCAACTGGGACGACGATGGTGACGCGCTGTTCGAGCAGGTGTGGTACGGCGTGCTGTTCGGTGCCGCGGCCGCCTGGCAGCCGGGCGAGGCGAGCATTCCCGAGTTCGAGCGCGCGTACGGGCGCGTCTTCCATGGCGACACCACCGGCAGGATCGACCTTGCGCAGCGCAAGCTGACGGCGGCGCATGCGGCGCTGATCCAGACCAACCAGGGCGATGGCCGGAATGACCTGTACTGGCTGGACCCGTGGTCGGCGGAGGGCCAGGTGATGGCGCAGAAGATCCGGCCGGGGCTACGGCAGCTCCGCATCCAGGCCGAGTCGGCGCTGGTGCTGATCGCCGAGGCGAAGGCGCTGCAGCCTGACCTGCGCGAGCAGGCCGCGCTCGAGGCGATGGAGGTCGGCGCCCGCCGCCTCGACTTCATCGGCATGAAGTTTCAGTTCGCCGACGAGATCGCGCAGATGTACGCGCGCGCCAGCACGCCGGTCAACGCCAACACCCGCAACGAGCTGATGGACATCGTCTCGCCGCTCAACGGTCGCATCGGCGACCTGAAGGAAGGCTACGTGCTGGGCCGCGAGGTGTACGAGCACGCCTGGGCGAACGAGAACCGTCCCACCTACCTCGGCAACCTCACCAACCGCTACGACAACGCCGCCCAGCTCTGGATCCAGCGCGCCGACGCGATCCGCAATGCCATGTCGCAGTTCCGGCGCACGAAGACACTGCCCTCGATGGAGCAGCTCGGCATCCCGAGGCCCGCGCCGGTGCCGTGA
- a CDS encoding FHA domain-containing protein, translated as MAHLIFGEQSRPLGLGVLSIGSGVEATWRIREPDLLRLHALVMGDGSFGAATISRASSDAEITVNGELLTGEPHRLQAGDVIVMGAHEFRYETDSPPEAAAGTGTGWLRDARRDRIYPIGSDVTTIGREAGAGILLQEPEVSRIHARVERDGDAIRLLPEVGALMLLNGNKVEKSTRLADGDAIGIGRTVLWFTMDPPVRRALETANAMRTDRYTRRVPTSKLGIVERREEREVRQRKLWQKAVTGLALALLAAIGGVLAWRYGLVASVLQYLG; from the coding sequence ATGGCCCATCTCATTTTCGGCGAGCAGTCCCGGCCCCTCGGACTGGGCGTCCTGTCCATCGGCAGCGGCGTCGAGGCGACCTGGCGGATCCGGGAACCGGACCTGCTCCGGCTGCATGCCCTGGTCATGGGAGATGGGTCCTTCGGGGCGGCCACCATCAGCCGTGCCAGCAGTGACGCCGAGATCACGGTCAACGGTGAACTGCTGACCGGCGAGCCCCACCGGCTGCAGGCCGGCGACGTGATCGTGATGGGGGCGCATGAGTTCCGGTATGAGACTGATTCGCCCCCCGAGGCGGCGGCCGGCACCGGCACCGGCTGGCTCCGGGATGCCCGACGGGACCGGATCTACCCGATTGGCAGCGACGTCACGACCATCGGCCGTGAGGCGGGCGCCGGGATCCTCCTGCAGGAGCCTGAAGTCTCCCGCATCCACGCCCGGGTCGAGCGCGACGGGGACGCCATCCGCCTCCTCCCGGAGGTCGGCGCCCTGATGCTGCTCAACGGCAACAAGGTGGAGAAGTCCACCCGGCTGGCGGATGGCGACGCCATCGGCATCGGCCGGACGGTGCTCTGGTTCACCATGGATCCGCCCGTCCGGCGTGCGCTCGAGACGGCCAACGCCATGCGGACCGACCGCTACACCCGGCGCGTCCCCACCAGCAAGCTCGGCATCGTCGAGCGGCGGGAGGAGCGTGAGGTACGCCAGCGGAAGCTGTGGCAGAAGGCCGTGACCGGCCTCGCACTCGCCCTGCTGGCCGCCATCGGCGGCGTCCTCGCCTGGCGCTACGGGCTGGTCGCCTCGGTGCTCCAGTACCTCGGCTGA
- a CDS encoding helix-turn-helix transcriptional regulator → MPASITAHGAGTTLTGWETVGLSLLDSSRQNQTRPLERVVAALVRDRRDLARLAEALRPSVSAPEAGVLHTFDRVDKLDSALQRTHFDVLVIEPTDADGISTEETIRGIRARFPRLSVLGHVVMKPGVSSQVLSFARAGVHELIVAGIDDSASVLRIALQRAAQRCLTEEVFSEVSASLPREAANLVRYCLEHASESPSIDVISRALGVHRRTLVNRMQNAMLPPPSELGAWARILLAARYLEMPGRSVEWVALTVGYPSANALRNALKKYTGLVPSELREDDGFARATLAFRSALLESSRRIGPMLVRVSHESRQPPVSATRPAVVPRARASAENNTARL, encoded by the coding sequence ATGCCGGCGTCGATCACCGCACACGGTGCGGGCACCACCCTCACCGGATGGGAAACCGTGGGACTTTCGTTGCTCGACTCCTCGCGACAGAACCAGACGAGACCGCTCGAGCGCGTCGTCGCGGCCCTCGTTCGCGACCGGCGGGACCTCGCGCGACTGGCCGAGGCCCTCCGCCCGTCAGTCTCGGCACCGGAGGCGGGGGTGCTGCACACCTTCGACCGCGTAGACAAGCTCGACAGTGCGCTCCAGCGCACTCACTTCGACGTGCTCGTCATCGAGCCTACCGACGCCGACGGCATCTCCACCGAGGAGACGATCCGCGGCATTCGCGCCCGCTTCCCGCGACTCTCCGTGCTCGGACACGTGGTGATGAAGCCCGGCGTGTCGTCGCAGGTGCTCTCCTTCGCGCGCGCCGGCGTGCACGAACTGATCGTCGCCGGCATCGACGACTCGGCGTCGGTCCTCCGCATCGCGCTGCAGCGTGCGGCCCAGCGCTGCCTGACCGAGGAGGTGTTCTCGGAGGTCAGCGCGTCGCTCCCGCGCGAGGCGGCCAACCTCGTGCGCTACTGCCTCGAGCATGCCAGCGAATCACCGTCCATCGACGTGATCTCGCGCGCCCTCGGTGTCCACCGTCGGACGCTCGTCAACCGGATGCAGAACGCGATGTTGCCACCGCCGAGTGAACTCGGTGCCTGGGCACGCATCCTCCTCGCCGCACGCTACCTCGAGATGCCGGGGCGCTCGGTGGAGTGGGTGGCGCTCACGGTCGGGTATCCCTCCGCGAACGCGCTGCGCAACGCGCTGAAGAAGTACACCGGCCTGGTGCCCAGCGAACTGCGTGAGGACGACGGGTTCGCGCGCGCCACGCTGGCCTTCCGCTCGGCGCTGCTGGAGTCGTCGCGCCGCATCGGTCCGATGCTGGTGCGTGTGTCCCACGAGTCACGCCAGCCGCCGGTGAGCGCCACCCGACCCGCCGTCGTTCCGCGCGCCCGTGCCTCGGCCGAGAACAACACCGCCCGCCTCTGA
- a CDS encoding SUF system NifU family Fe-S cluster assembly protein yields the protein MAPSADPVPVTLPPAPDAGLASLYQEIILSHYRAPRHRGVLAGAVPAVEHRNPLCGDVLALQLEFAGDRITDAAFTARACSITQATASMLLDRLIGTSRAEALVLVARVEALIEASPAAGATPADELGDLRALASVARFPARRACVRLVTGAATEALTGA from the coding sequence ATGGCGCCCTCCGCTGACCCGGTCCCGGTGACCCTCCCGCCGGCGCCCGACGCCGGTCTCGCATCGCTGTACCAGGAGATCATCCTCTCCCACTACCGTGCGCCCCGTCACCGCGGCGTGCTGGCCGGTGCGGTACCGGCCGTGGAGCATCGCAACCCGCTCTGCGGCGACGTGCTGGCCCTCCAGCTGGAATTCGCCGGGGACCGGATCACGGACGCTGCCTTCACGGCGCGCGCCTGCTCCATCACGCAGGCCACGGCGTCGATGCTGCTGGACCGCCTGATCGGCACCAGCCGCGCGGAGGCCCTGGTGCTGGTCGCCCGTGTCGAGGCGCTGATCGAGGCCTCCCCGGCTGCGGGCGCCACTCCCGCCGACGAGCTGGGCGACCTGCGCGCCCTTGCCAGCGTCGCCAGATTCCCGGCGCGGCGCGCCTGCGTCCGCCTCGTGACCGGCGCCGCAACCGAGGCGCTCACCGGCGCCTGA
- the sufD gene encoding Fe-S cluster assembly protein SufD: MSVAHWQAAFAARSTAGEPAWLAPMRVDAMAEFSRLGFPTPALEDWHYTSLAAVAEVPFGIGASASGTTVADLAPYMVSAEFPTLVLLNGVHSPALSSLDALPAGVRVLTLAQAWTEMPGLVQAHLGTVATSAHALTSLNTALLQDGVVVVVPKDVVTDTPIHILHVADAAAAGTARFPRTLIIADRFAKATVLESFIGLSDVTYLTNHVAEVVVGENATITHTKIQRESEHATHVSTTEVHQARDSHYVNFSMAMGARLSRTNVYTVLDGENCGATLNGLYLGKGTQHTDHQTRIEHAQPNCFSRELYKGVLDGSSHAVFNGKVYVHPIAQKTDGKQSNHTLLLSPEARIDTKPQLEIFADDVKCTHGATVGRMDEAGLFYMKSRGVPAETARRLLTYAFAADVLETIEDATVKEAMERITLERYAGATAVTAATTA; the protein is encoded by the coding sequence GTGAGCGTCGCACACTGGCAGGCGGCGTTCGCCGCCCGCAGCACCGCCGGTGAGCCGGCGTGGCTGGCCCCGATGCGGGTGGACGCGATGGCGGAGTTCAGCCGCCTCGGCTTCCCGACCCCGGCACTCGAGGACTGGCACTACACGTCGCTGGCTGCGGTGGCCGAGGTGCCCTTCGGCATCGGGGCGTCCGCATCGGGGACCACCGTGGCCGACCTGGCACCGTACATGGTCAGCGCCGAGTTCCCGACGCTGGTGCTCCTCAACGGCGTCCATTCACCGGCGCTGTCCTCGCTGGATGCGCTCCCGGCCGGCGTGCGCGTGCTGACCCTCGCGCAGGCCTGGACCGAGATGCCCGGCCTGGTGCAGGCACACCTGGGCACGGTCGCCACCAGCGCGCATGCGCTCACCTCGCTCAACACCGCCCTGCTGCAGGACGGCGTGGTGGTGGTGGTGCCGAAGGACGTGGTGACCGACACGCCGATCCACATCCTGCACGTGGCCGACGCCGCCGCCGCCGGCACCGCGCGATTCCCGCGCACGCTGATCATCGCGGACCGCTTCGCGAAGGCCACCGTGCTCGAGAGCTTCATCGGGCTGTCCGACGTGACGTACCTCACCAACCACGTCGCCGAAGTGGTGGTGGGCGAGAACGCCACCATCACGCACACGAAGATCCAGCGTGAGTCGGAGCACGCCACCCACGTCAGCACCACCGAGGTGCACCAGGCGCGCGACAGCCACTACGTGAACTTCTCGATGGCGATGGGCGCGCGCCTCAGCCGCACCAACGTCTACACGGTGCTGGACGGCGAGAACTGCGGTGCCACGCTCAACGGCCTGTACCTCGGCAAGGGCACGCAGCACACCGATCACCAGACGCGCATCGAGCACGCCCAGCCGAACTGCTTCAGCCGCGAGCTGTACAAGGGCGTGCTGGACGGCTCGTCGCACGCGGTGTTCAACGGCAAGGTGTACGTGCATCCGATCGCGCAGAAGACCGACGGCAAGCAGAGCAACCACACGCTGCTCCTCTCTCCCGAGGCCCGCATCGACACCAAGCCGCAGCTCGAGATCTTCGCCGACGACGTGAAGTGCACCCACGGCGCCACCGTCGGCCGCATGGACGAGGCGGGGCTGTTCTACATGAAGAGCCGCGGCGTGCCGGCCGAGACGGCGCGCCGGCTGCTGACGTACGCGTTTGCCGCCGACGTGCTCGAGACGATCGAGGACGCCACGGTGAAGGAGGCGATGGAGCGCATCACACTGGAGCGGTACGCCGGCGCCACCGCCGTCACGGCTGCGACCACCGCCTGA
- a CDS encoding SUF system NifU family Fe-S cluster assembly protein: protein MADLDELYQSIILDHNRRPRNYGEPARCSHHASGRNPLCGDEVTVWLTVADDVITDVHFVGQGCAISKASSSLMTEAVRGKTRAEALAMFDAVHDLLTGKADPVAERKRLGQIAALGGVSRFPIRVKCASLGWHAFRNALQGAPQDGVAAP from the coding sequence ATGGCTGACCTCGACGAGCTCTACCAGAGCATCATCCTCGACCACAACCGCCGGCCGCGCAACTACGGCGAGCCGGCACGCTGCAGCCACCACGCGAGCGGGCGCAACCCGCTCTGCGGCGATGAGGTCACCGTGTGGCTGACGGTCGCCGATGACGTGATCACCGACGTGCACTTCGTCGGCCAGGGCTGCGCGATCTCGAAGGCGTCGAGCTCGCTGATGACGGAGGCCGTGCGCGGAAAGACGCGCGCCGAGGCGCTGGCCATGTTCGACGCCGTGCACGACCTGCTCACCGGCAAGGCCGATCCCGTCGCCGAACGGAAGCGACTCGGGCAGATCGCCGCACTCGGCGGCGTGTCGCGTTTCCCGATCCGGGTGAAGTGTGCCTCGCTCGGCTGGCACGCCTTCCGCAACGCCCTGCAGGGTGCGCCCCAGGATGGGGTGGCGGCACCGTGA